A genomic stretch from Styela clava chromosome 5, kaStyClav1.hap1.2, whole genome shotgun sequence includes:
- the LOC120344616 gene encoding uncharacterized protein LOC120344616 yields the protein MALTPTQGQDYLLKKNIPQLMESIMIGLIHERPDDPLEYIALCAKRAKKLGGVSKVQWDSFVSNLLPPVSQSPIFRTETPNSMLNRKSPLPPIGSPLKDTIETALSSVHYPFPICLTPTAPPLTPVPSEQQMIDSLPTPPSHSPVPPTVTKQNSVSSLSEASLPQTPVGSPIPEDASASLKYDTQRPKSPDIDAITPNWTSNSDIVEEVQSKTGLPNNDKQHREITPAKTYAEDLIGDTSQPSNPSKDSENESSVSEKREKSPVYSVEDEDISQAENMDKFTDQHEGKQITEDVEEQSAALSPTALSSSDEPKPESGVVINQSPVKDMSDNEPEEQANTISVENKDAINGEVNPKAPSPTESLKDESQIVDQPASTDNDSCDANKVQKTPENSPRYTDPETGDMISYRSNNENETIDNKQNSVKNHQDAEKVEDGEVKQIIPQSEENTLESGKIVFSEDVPMESNHISSINFIENQFQVEDDDEVEPPLDIKQIKDQTESKVEEVTSQNTFSCNEEPKSPTTEDTEMEPNQEPELINATPLLESNPAFIADDTSDEKISLEQKKIEELSNNVQSEKISIVENTVNDQQSTENVEQELQSSSTEDFNNPINENTQSIDAPSENEPRNSTESGLSEQNKKVQDDANTEKNTDSHKEEHQTPSTEEYKNPMDDSTQKHEAFKPTPIENKPQELADSKLSEPNSTIQVNENDQNGNDSYTEELQYPLAEEKIEKIENSPTNVVESEDSILLKRSNSVSSTDVAVTKTPDVRQAEKDEFTNNKTTNLYSGKGENTENTEKQYTTDNLANSATDYYAEPDNSSSPSPISSSPTPKPDPPNPLQTPSDDKQAVEESDKKQLTENDQLCQPDASPDGKRKLQTPSPTLETENKQENNTDMAPASQQLKSKIIVFVVGGPGSGKGTQCDKIKEKYGFTHFSSGDLLRAEVASGSEKGKELTAIMERGELVPLSTVLELIKKNMLEHAHHSKGFLIDGYPRDVQQGIEFENTISPCTFVLWIDSSQETMVKRLLKRAETSGRADDNEETIRKRLKTFVESTEPVISHYEKQQKVRRINSEQSVDDVFAEVQAVFDKL from the exons ATGGCCCTTACTCCGACGCAAGGCCAAGACTACCTCTTAAAAAAGAATATCCCACAACTAATGGAG AGTATTATGATTGGATTGATTCATGAAAGACCAGATGATCCCCTGGAATACATTGCTCTCTGTGCAAAAAGAGCAAAAAAACTTGGTGGAGTTTCAAAAGTACAATGGGACTCGTTTGTTTCTAATCTCCTTCCACCTGTATCACAGAGTCCAATTTTTCGAACAG AAACTCCAAACAGTATGCTTAACAGAAAGAGTCCTTTGCCACCAATTGGATCACCATTAAAAG ATACAATTGAAACTGCCTTGTCATCTGTTCACTACCCATTCCCTATTTGTTTGACTCCCACCGCTCCCCCTTTGACCCCCGTCCCTTCTGAACAGCAAATGATAGATAGTTTACCCACACCTCCTTCACATAGTCCTGTTCCACCAACTGTTACCAAGCAGAATTCTGTGTCTTCTTTATCCGAAGCATCTTTACCACAAACCCCTGTGGGTTCACCAATTCCAGAGGATGCCAGCGCAAGCTTAAAATATGATACCCAGAGACCGAAATCACCAGATATTGACGCCATAACACCTAATTGGACATCTAACTCCGATATTGTAGAAGAGGTTCAATCTAAGACAGGCTTACCAAATAATGATAAACAGCATAGAGAAATCACTCCCGCAAAAACATATGCAGAAGATTTAATTGGCGATACTTCTCAGCCCAGCAATCCAAGTAAAGATTCCGAAAATGAAAGCAGTGTTTctgaaaaaagagaaaaatctCCAGTCTATTCTGTGGAAGATGAGGACATATCCCAAGCAGAAAACATGGACAAGTTTACTGATCAACACGAAGGCAAACAAATTACTGAGGACGTAGAAGAACAATCAGCGGCTCTCAGTCCCACAGCTCTATCCTCAAGTGATGAACCAAAACCTGAATCTGGCGTTGTCATCAATCAATCACCAGTGAAGGATATGTCAGATAATGAGCCTGAAGAACAGGCCAATACAATCTCTGTAGAAAACAAAGATGCGATTAATGGGGAAGTGAATCCGAAAGCTCCATCTCCAACTGAATCTCTGAAAGATGAGTCTCAAATTGTCGACCAACCAGCTAGTACTGATAATGATAGTTGTGATGCCAACAAAGTACAGAAGACCCCAGAGAATTCACCACGATACACTGACCCAGAAACTGGAGATATGATCAGCTATCGAagcaataatgaaaatgaaactATTGATAACAAACAGAATTCTGTGAAGAATCACCAAGATGCTGAGAAAGTTGAAGATGGTGAAGTGAAACAAATAATTCCTCAAAGTGAAGAAAATACACTTGAATCGGGTAAGATAGTATTTTCAGAAGATGTTCCAATGGAGTCAAATCACATTTCATCAATCAATTTCATCGAAAATCAGTTTCAAGTAGAAGACGATGACGAAGTTGAACCTCCTCTAgatatcaaacaaataaaagaTCAAACTGAAAGTAAAGTAGAAGAAGTTACTAGTCAAAATACCTTTTCTTGTAATGAAGAGCCAAAATCTCCGACTACTGAGGACACAGAAATGGAACCAAATCAGGAACCAGAACTGATTAATGCTACACCACTGCTTGAAAGCAACCCTGCGTTTATTGCAGATGATACCTCTGATGAAAAAATATCATTggaacaaaagaaaattgaagagtTGTCTAATAATGTACAAAGTGAAAAGATTAGTATTGTTGAAAACACTGTAAATGATCAACAGAGCACTGAAAACGTTGAGCAGGAACTTCAAAGCTCATCAACAGAGGATTTCAACAATCCAATTAATGAGAACACACAGTCAATTGATGCTCCAAGTGAAAATGAACCTCGAAACTCGACTGAATCTGGATTGagtgaacaaaataaaaaagttcaGGATGATGCAAATACTGAAAAGAATACTGATAGTCATAAAGAGGAACACCAAACCCCTTCGACAGAAGAATATAAGAATCCCATGGATGACAGCACTCAAAAGCATGAGGCTTTTAAACCAACTCCTATTGAAAACAAACCTCAGGAGTTGGCGGATTCAAAATTGAGTGAACCCAATAGCACTATCCAAGTCAATGAAAATGACCAAAATGGTAATGATAGTTATACAGAGGAATTGCAATACCCATTAGCAGAGGAAAAGATAGAAAAGATTGAAAATTCGCCGACTAATGTCGTTGAATCAGAAGATTCTATCCTATTGAAAAGATCAAACTCTGTCTCTTCGACGGATGTTGCAGTAACCAAAACACCCGACGTAAGACAAGCTGAAAAAGATGAATTTACAAACAATAAAACTACCAATCTTTATTCTGGGAAGGGAGAAAACACCGAAAATACAGAGAAGCAATACACTACAGATAATCTCGCAAACTCAGCCACTGATTATTATGCGGAACCTGACAATTCCAGTAGCCCCAGTCCTATTTCATCATCTCCCACACCAAAACCTGACCCACCCAATCCTCTCCAAACACCCTCGGATGACAAACAGGCAGTGGAGGAATCTGATAAAAAGCAGCTGACTGAAAATGACCAACTGTGCCAACCTGATGCAAGTCCTGATG GTAAACGAAAACTTCAGACACCTTCACCGACTTTG GAAACGGAAAACAAGCAAGAAAACAATACAGATATGG CACCTGCATCACAGCAACTGAAATCCAAGATTATTGTGTTTGTTGTTG GTGGTCCAGGATCAGGCAAAGGAACACAATGTGATAAAATCAAAGAAAAGTATGGATTCACTCATTTCTCATCTGGTGATCTTTTGAGAGCGGAAGTTGCATCTGGTTCTGAGAAAGGAAAAGAATTGACAGCGATAATGGAGAGAGGAGAACTTGTACCATTG TCTACAGTACTTGaattaataaagaaaaacaTGTTGGAACACGCTCATCATTCTAAAGGATTTTTAATCGATGGATATCCGAGAGACGTTCAACAGGGAATCGAGTTTGAAAATACG ATTTCTCCATGTACATTTGTTTTGTGGATTGACTCATCACAAGAAACTATGGTGAAAAGGCTTCTCAAACGAGCAGAGACAAGTGGTCGTGCAGATGATAATGAAGAAACAATTagaaaacgattaaaaacatttGTGGAATCGACAGAACCTGTTATTTCTCattatgaaaaacaacaaaaagtcCGAAGG atAAATTCTGAACAATCCGTTGATGACGTGTTTGCTGAAGTTCAAGCAGTATTTGATAAACTATAA